A portion of the Polaribacter cellanae genome contains these proteins:
- a CDS encoding DUF2721 domain-containing protein has protein sequence MELSTPAILFGSISLLLLTYNNRFTIVVKFIRELYEHKKNFDENQKNYQISILRKRIRIIQRMQICGVIGFILCTGSLFALFFDNQLVGKLFFTGSILCLLISLLLVLWEISLSTKALDIMLNDTTNSKK, from the coding sequence ATGGAACTAAGTACACCTGCCATATTATTTGGTTCTATAAGTTTGTTACTTTTAACTTACAACAACCGTTTTACGATTGTTGTAAAGTTTATAAGAGAACTTTATGAGCACAAAAAAAACTTTGATGAAAATCAAAAAAATTACCAAATATCTATTTTAAGGAAGAGAATTCGAATAATACAAAGAATGCAAATATGTGGAGTTATTGGTTTTATTCTTTGTACAGGTTCTTTATTTGCTCTATTTTTTGATAATCAACTTGTTGGAAAATTATTTTTTACGGGCAGTATTTTATGTTTATTAATTTCTTTATTACTTGTTTTATGGGAAATTTCTTTATCTACAAAAGCATTAGATATTATGTTAAACGATACTACAAATTCTAAAAAATAA
- the proB gene encoding glutamate 5-kinase has translation MKKERIVIKVGTNVMTNKDNRIVRPVLRNLVKQIAALYERDILTILVSSGSVIAGKEVLGKSKIENTTQRRQVYSSIGQPRIMRLYYNIFHDYGLKCAQVLPTKRDFSPGVHRQNMINCCEGLLSEGVIPIANEDDAVSVTMSMFSDNDELASLIAELMDADKLIILTDIDGLYTGNPDADDSDLISNVAPNQDLDNYIQDNNKIEGEGRGGMGSKLNYAQKTAAKNIPTFIANGKKENTIIDIVDGKFTGTKVSL, from the coding sequence ATGAAAAAAGAAAGAATAGTTATTAAGGTAGGAACCAATGTAATGACTAACAAAGACAATAGAATTGTAAGACCCGTTTTACGAAATTTAGTAAAACAAATAGCAGCATTATACGAACGAGATATTTTAACAATTTTAGTTTCTTCTGGTTCTGTAATTGCAGGAAAAGAAGTTTTGGGAAAATCGAAAATAGAAAACACTACACAACGTAGGCAAGTTTATTCGTCTATTGGGCAACCAAGAATAATGCGTTTATATTACAATATATTTCACGATTATGGCTTAAAATGTGCCCAAGTTTTGCCAACAAAAAGAGATTTTAGTCCAGGAGTTCACAGACAAAACATGATTAATTGTTGCGAAGGTTTACTTTCTGAAGGTGTTATTCCTATTGCTAATGAAGACGATGCAGTTTCTGTAACCATGTCTATGTTTTCAGATAATGATGAGCTGGCAAGTTTAATAGCCGAATTAATGGATGCAGATAAATTAATTATTCTAACAGATATAGATGGACTTTACACAGGAAACCCAGATGCAGATGACAGCGATTTAATTTCTAATGTAGCTCCAAACCAAGATTTAGACAATTACATTCAAGATAATAATAAAATCGAAGGAGAAGGAAGAGGAGGAATGGGATCTAAATTAAATTATGCACAAAAAACAGCAGCTAAAAACATTCCTACATTTATCGCAAACGGAAAAAAAGAGAATACCATTATAGATATTGTAGATGGCAAATTTACAGGAACAAAAGTTTCTTTATAA
- a CDS encoding sigma-70 family RNA polymerase sigma factor, whose translation MRQLKIVKQVTNRDAKSLEKYFQEISKIGLITADEEVELALKIKKGDSRALDALVSANLRFVVSVAKQYQGQGLKLSDLINEGNLGLVKAAKRFDETRGFKFISYAVWWIRQSIMSALAEQSRIVRLPLNKIGSISKIKKVYARLEQNEQRFPTNKEIAKQLDMTESEVEQSLKNSGRHVSMDAPFKEGEDSNLYNVLQHDESPRPDKNLMNQSLSIEIDRALDTLSLKEARVIKMFYGIGNETASSLSEIGEKFDLSRERVRQVKQRALNRLKSKSKGHMLKTYLG comes from the coding sequence ATGAGACAACTTAAAATTGTAAAGCAAGTAACCAATCGTGACGCAAAATCTTTGGAAAAATATTTTCAAGAAATTAGTAAAATCGGGTTAATTACTGCAGATGAAGAAGTAGAATTGGCTTTGAAAATAAAAAAAGGAGATTCTAGAGCTTTGGATGCACTTGTGAGTGCAAATTTAAGGTTTGTTGTTTCTGTTGCCAAACAATATCAAGGACAAGGTTTAAAATTGTCTGACTTAATAAATGAAGGAAATTTAGGTTTGGTAAAAGCGGCAAAACGCTTTGATGAAACCAGAGGTTTTAAATTTATTTCTTATGCAGTTTGGTGGATTCGTCAATCGATAATGTCTGCACTTGCAGAACAATCTCGAATTGTACGTTTACCTTTAAACAAAATTGGAAGCATTAGTAAAATAAAGAAGGTTTATGCAAGATTAGAGCAAAACGAACAACGTTTTCCAACAAATAAAGAAATTGCAAAACAGTTAGATATGACTGAAAGTGAAGTTGAGCAATCTCTAAAAAATTCTGGAAGACACGTTTCTATGGACGCTCCATTTAAAGAAGGCGAAGATTCTAATCTATACAACGTTTTACAGCATGATGAATCTCCAAGACCAGATAAGAATTTAATGAACCAATCTTTATCGATAGAAATTGATAGAGCTTTAGATACTTTATCTTTAAAAGAAGCAAGAGTTATTAAAATGTTTTACGGAATTGGAAACGAAACTGCTTCGAGTTTATCGGAAATTGGAGAAAAATTCGATTTATCTAGAGAACGCGTTCGTCAAGTAAAACAACGCGCTTTAAATCGTTTAAAATCGAAATCTAAAGGACATATGCTAAAAACCTATTTAGGATAG
- a CDS encoding rhodanese-like domain-containing protein: protein MDVRSPKEIKESTIKTAIFSNYFDDNFTEKATKQSDKSKPVYLICRSGNRSSKAYKILQEKGFDLINVSGGYNQWKKEN from the coding sequence ATGGATGTTAGATCTCCAAAAGAGATAAAAGAAAGTACTATTAAAACTGCCATTTTTTCCAATTATTTTGATGATAATTTTACAGAGAAAGCGACAAAACAATCAGACAAATCGAAACCAGTTTATTTAATTTGTAGAAGCGGAAATAGAAGTAGTAAAGCATACAAAATATTGCAAGAAAAAGGTTTTGATCTAATAAATGTTTCTGGCGGATATAACCAATGGAAAAAAGAAAATTAA
- a CDS encoding MBL fold metallo-hydrolase, whose amino-acid sequence MIIEQIYTGCLAQGAYYIESNGEVAIIDPLREVQDYINKATKNNAKIKYIFETHFHADFVSGHVTLAEKTDAKIVFGPSAKTNFDAIIAEDNQVFKVGEITITLLHTPGHTMESSCYLLKDKDGKDYAIFSGDTLFLGDVGRPDLAQKGAITQEDLAGYLFDSLRNKVMPLANDVIVYPAHGAGSACGKNLSKETVGTIGEQKKTNYALRADMTKEEFIKEVTDGLLPPPAYFPLNVKLNKEGYKNIDDVIEKSAKPLSVKEFEIAANETNAVVLDVRHQTQFIKGFIPQSIFIGVDGGFAPWVGALIKDIKQPILLVCETGREEEVITRLSRVGFDNVVGYLEGSFSTWKKAGKEIDTLESISAKTLEEKIEENFPVFDVRKPGEFENEHIKIANSTPLDFLNSHISEFPKKGNFYVHCAGGYRSVIAASILKARGFHNVIDVAGGYAAIKKTNIERTTTVCPSTLK is encoded by the coding sequence ATGATTATAGAACAAATTTACACAGGTTGTTTAGCACAAGGAGCTTATTATATAGAAAGTAATGGAGAAGTTGCAATTATAGATCCATTAAGAGAAGTACAAGATTATATAAACAAGGCAACTAAGAATAATGCGAAAATTAAATATATTTTTGAAACGCATTTTCATGCAGATTTTGTAAGCGGACATGTAACTTTAGCAGAAAAAACAGATGCAAAAATCGTTTTTGGTCCTTCAGCAAAAACAAATTTCGACGCGATTATCGCAGAAGACAATCAGGTTTTTAAAGTAGGAGAAATTACCATAACTTTATTGCATACGCCTGGCCATACTATGGAAAGTTCTTGTTATTTGTTAAAAGATAAAGATGGAAAAGACTATGCAATTTTTAGTGGAGATACCTTGTTTTTAGGAGATGTTGGAAGACCAGATTTAGCGCAAAAAGGAGCCATTACACAAGAAGATTTAGCAGGTTATTTATTTGATAGTTTACGAAATAAAGTAATGCCTTTGGCAAACGATGTAATTGTTTATCCAGCTCATGGAGCAGGTTCTGCTTGTGGTAAAAACTTAAGCAAAGAAACTGTAGGTACAATTGGCGAGCAAAAAAAAACCAATTATGCACTAAGAGCAGATATGACAAAAGAGGAATTTATAAAAGAAGTTACAGATGGTTTATTACCACCTCCAGCTTATTTTCCTTTAAACGTAAAATTAAACAAAGAAGGTTATAAAAACATAGACGATGTAATTGAGAAAAGCGCAAAACCTTTATCCGTAAAAGAGTTTGAAATCGCTGCAAACGAAACAAATGCAGTTGTTTTAGATGTAAGACATCAAACCCAATTTATAAAAGGATTTATTCCACAATCTATTTTTATTGGAGTCGATGGGGGTTTTGCTCCTTGGGTTGGTGCTTTAATAAAAGACATTAAACAACCTATTCTATTGGTTTGCGAAACTGGTAGAGAAGAAGAGGTAATTACCAGATTATCGAGAGTTGGTTTCGACAATGTAGTTGGCTATTTAGAAGGAAGTTTTAGTACTTGGAAAAAAGCGGGTAAAGAGATAGACACTTTAGAATCTATTTCAGCAAAAACTTTAGAAGAAAAAATTGAAGAAAATTTCCCAGTTTTTGATGTAAGAAAACCAGGAGAATTCGAAAATGAACACATAAAAATAGCAAATAGTACACCTTTAGATTTCTTAAATTCTCATATTTCTGAATTTCCAAAAAAAGGAAATTTCTATGTGCATTGTGCAGGAGGATATCGATCTGTAATTGCAGCTTCTATTTTAAAAGCAAGAGGATTCCACAATGTAATTGATGTTGCTGGAGGCTATGCAGCCATTAAGAAAACGAATATCGAAAGAACTACAACAGTTTGTCCTTCTACTTTAAAATAA
- a CDS encoding GNAT family N-acetyltransferase — protein sequence MTIKTFDAFSKLTFSGTNSITNFVYNFSGEFRDTKSAIRKSILYAAKEIPGLGGYVFVMEHEQEIVGVVILNRTGMNEYLSENILVYLAVKDEFRDKNVAEKLIQYTKQYCKGDIAIHIHKNNPNIKIFKKEGFEPRNIEMRLVR from the coding sequence ATGACCATAAAAACATTCGATGCTTTTTCTAAGCTAACTTTTAGTGGTACAAATTCTATTACCAATTTTGTGTACAATTTTTCTGGAGAGTTCAGAGACACTAAAAGTGCGATAAGAAAATCTATTTTATATGCTGCAAAAGAAATACCAGGTTTGGGAGGTTATGTTTTTGTTATGGAACATGAACAGGAAATTGTAGGTGTTGTAATTTTAAACAGAACAGGAATGAACGAATATTTGTCCGAAAATATATTGGTTTATTTAGCTGTAAAAGATGAATTTAGAGACAAAAATGTAGCAGAAAAACTTATACAATATACAAAACAATACTGTAAAGGAGATATTGCTATTCACATACATAAAAACAACCCCAATATAAAAATATTTAAAAAAGAGGGCTTTGAACCCAGAAATATAGAAATGAGACTGGTTCGATAA
- a CDS encoding glutamate-5-semialdehyde dehydrogenase: MELLTSEIKNNVINSMISLIKEHKDELLQANKKDLEAFKKEDQAMYDRLIINHKKIEGMVQALQEVMEQEDPVNKVISDKNLKNGLKVTNKTAPFGTIMIIYESRPDVTVEATVLAFKANNKILLKGGKEAIESNAAIVQLWHKALLDNNLDSKHIQLLNMNRQETQEFLKTPTEPLDLIVPRGGEKLIQFVKEHAKCAVLVSGRGNNFLYIDKNANWKSTLEVILNAKTDKISACNALDKILIDKNIPEFENKLKELYSVLEENNVKVLVDKSTKEVLPEATSIIEDAIWYQEFLELKCCIGTVQNLAEAIAKINKYSGGHSASIMTNDNKTAKQFMEEVDCAAVYLNASTRFTDGGQMGVGAELAISTDKLHHRGPLGLKELVTNKYYVFGEGHVRQ, encoded by the coding sequence ATGGAATTACTAACATCAGAAATAAAAAATAACGTAATAAATAGTATGATTTCTCTTATAAAAGAGCATAAAGACGAATTATTACAAGCCAATAAAAAAGATTTAGAGGCCTTTAAAAAAGAAGATCAAGCAATGTACGATCGATTAATTATTAATCATAAAAAAATCGAAGGAATGGTACAAGCTCTCCAAGAAGTAATGGAGCAAGAAGACCCTGTAAATAAAGTTATTAGCGATAAAAATCTTAAAAACGGATTAAAAGTAACCAACAAAACAGCTCCATTTGGCACCATTATGATTATTTATGAATCTAGACCAGATGTAACTGTAGAAGCAACTGTTTTAGCATTTAAAGCAAACAACAAAATTTTATTAAAAGGTGGTAAAGAAGCTATAGAAAGTAATGCTGCTATTGTACAATTGTGGCATAAAGCATTGTTAGATAACAATTTAGATTCAAAACATATTCAATTATTAAATATGAATCGACAAGAAACCCAAGAATTCTTAAAGACCCCAACAGAACCTTTAGATTTAATTGTTCCAAGAGGAGGAGAAAAATTAATCCAATTTGTAAAAGAACATGCTAAATGTGCAGTTTTAGTAAGTGGTAGAGGAAATAATTTTTTATATATTGATAAAAATGCAAATTGGAAAAGTACCTTAGAAGTTATTTTAAACGCCAAAACAGATAAAATTTCGGCATGTAATGCACTTGATAAAATTTTAATTGATAAAAATATTCCAGAATTCGAAAACAAATTGAAGGAATTATATAGCGTTTTAGAAGAAAATAATGTTAAAGTTTTGGTGGATAAAAGTACCAAAGAAGTATTACCAGAAGCAACTTCAATTATAGAAGATGCTATTTGGTATCAAGAATTTTTAGAATTAAAATGTTGTATTGGAACCGTACAAAATTTAGCAGAAGCAATTGCTAAAATAAATAAATATTCTGGTGGGCATTCTGCTTCAATTATGACCAATGATAATAAAACCGCAAAACAATTTATGGAAGAAGTAGATTGTGCAGCAGTTTATTTAAACGCTTCCACAAGATTTACAGATGGAGGGCAAATGGGTGTTGGTGCAGAATTGGCAATAAGTACAGATAAACTGCATCACAGAGGCCCTTTAGGTTTAAAAGAATTGGTTACCAATAAATATTACGTTTTTGGAGAAGGTCATGTAAGGCAGTAA
- the ruvB gene encoding Holliday junction branch migration DNA helicase RuvB gives MNENLNPENDNYTNEELDVEKKLRPLSFNDFSGQEQAIDNLKIFVEAANQRKEALDHTLFHGPPGLGKTTLAHILANELEVGIKVTSGPVLDKPGDLAGLLTNLDERDVLFIDEIHRLSPIVEEYLYSAMEDYKIDIMIESGPNARTVQINLEPFTLIGATTRSGLLTAPMRARFGINSRLHYYSTELLTTIIQRSAHILGVPISMEGAIEIAGRSRGTPRIANALLRRVRDFAQIKGTGSITIEIAKYALKALNVDAHGLDEMDNKILITIIDKFKGGPVGLSTIATAVSENTETIEEVYEPFLIQQGFIMRTPRGREVTELAYKHLGRTKGRNQGELF, from the coding sequence ATGAACGAAAACTTAAATCCCGAAAACGATAATTATACAAATGAAGAATTAGACGTAGAAAAAAAATTACGTCCGCTTTCGTTTAACGATTTTTCAGGACAAGAACAAGCAATTGATAACTTAAAAATTTTCGTGGAAGCAGCCAATCAAAGAAAAGAAGCCTTAGACCACACGTTGTTTCATGGACCTCCAGGTTTAGGAAAAACGACCTTAGCACATATTTTAGCCAACGAATTAGAAGTTGGTATAAAAGTAACTTCTGGGCCCGTTTTAGACAAACCAGGAGACTTAGCAGGTTTACTAACTAATTTAGATGAACGTGATGTTCTTTTTATTGATGAAATTCATCGATTAAGTCCTATTGTAGAAGAATATTTATATTCTGCAATGGAAGATTATAAAATTGATATTATGATAGAATCTGGCCCAAATGCCAGAACAGTTCAAATAAATTTAGAACCCTTTACCTTAATTGGAGCCACTACAAGATCTGGTTTATTAACAGCTCCAATGAGAGCTCGTTTTGGAATAAATAGCAGATTACATTATTATTCAACAGAACTTTTAACCACAATTATTCAAAGAAGTGCACATATTTTAGGAGTTCCTATTTCTATGGAAGGCGCAATTGAAATCGCTGGAAGAAGTAGAGGAACACCAAGAATTGCAAACGCGTTATTAAGAAGAGTACGTGATTTTGCACAAATAAAAGGAACTGGAAGTATTACCATAGAAATTGCAAAATATGCCTTAAAAGCATTAAATGTAGACGCTCATGGTTTGGATGAAATGGATAATAAAATTCTAATAACCATTATTGATAAATTTAAGGGAGGACCAGTTGGATTAAGTACAATTGCAACTGCAGTGAGTGAAAATACAGAAACAATTGAAGAAGTGTATGAACCTTTCTTAATCCAGCAAGGTTTTATCATGCGAACTCCAAGAGGAAGAGAAGTTACAGAGTTAGCATATAAACATTTAGGTAGAACAAAAGGAAGAAATCAAGGGGAATTGTTTTAA
- a CDS encoding glycine betaine ABC transporter substrate-binding protein, which yields MKHKTLQIGQIDLSFHKVAAVVILNYFDSIGQTYQLHTAPHEQLFKKYREREIDLVLGAWLPSSHGKYIKDVETETIQFSTLYSPFCIWGVPDYVPENQVNSVADILKPANAEKFHKNIQGINEGAGISRFSRNIIKNYGLDALGFEFKNGNIEDCTSAFIEAYKKKEWIIIPLWEPQFLFHSYAIRALKEPKGLLGSVDNSTIIMHKNSVKKLKPKALNFIKKIKLGNQLVTSLDYEYKVLGKDLNAIAMENLKLWN from the coding sequence GTGAAACATAAAACGTTACAAATAGGTCAAATTGATTTAAGTTTTCATAAAGTAGCTGCTGTAGTTATACTTAATTATTTCGATTCTATTGGGCAAACTTACCAATTACATACTGCACCACATGAGCAATTATTTAAAAAATATAGAGAAAGAGAAATAGATTTGGTTTTAGGTGCTTGGCTACCATCTTCTCACGGAAAATATATTAAAGATGTTGAAACAGAAACCATACAGTTTTCTACATTATACAGCCCATTTTGTATTTGGGGAGTTCCAGATTATGTTCCAGAAAATCAAGTAAATTCTGTTGCAGATATTTTAAAACCAGCAAATGCCGAAAAATTTCATAAAAACATTCAAGGAATTAATGAAGGTGCAGGAATTTCTAGATTTTCGAGAAATATTATAAAAAATTATGGTTTAGATGCCTTAGGTTTTGAGTTTAAAAATGGAAATATAGAAGATTGTACTAGCGCATTTATAGAGGCTTACAAGAAAAAAGAATGGATAATTATTCCTCTTTGGGAACCACAATTTCTTTTTCACTCTTATGCCATAAGAGCTTTAAAAGAACCTAAAGGTTTGTTAGGTAGTGTTGATAATTCCACTATTATTATGCACAAAAACTCAGTTAAAAAATTAAAACCTAAAGCATTAAACTTTATTAAAAAAATAAAATTAGGCAACCAATTGGTTACAAGTTTAGATTACGAATATAAAGTTTTAGGAAAAGACCTAAATGCAATTGCAATGGAAAATTTAAAATTATGGAACTAA
- a CDS encoding alkene reductase, translated as MKNTLFTTYNMNGISLENRFLMAPMTRSRASQPGDVPNQLMATYYGQRASAGIIITEATQVSLQGMGYAKTPGIYTQEQIEGWKLITDEVHKKGSKIFLQLWHVGRVSSSKVNGLQPIAPSAKTAKETSVYIFDGAPNGDATFVPVEEPREMTQEDINGVIEEFRIGAKNAIEAGFDGVEIHGANGYLIDQFLRSNSNERTDEYGGSKENRVRILTEITEAVAKEVGIEKTGVRLSPFISFKDMNDPEILETIQIASKELERIGVTYIHLCEADWDDAPEIPNDFRVKLRANFSKTIIATGNKTPKQANDLLGKNLVDLVGFGRKFLTNPDYPKRVELNAPMNEISDGHTLFGGGTARGYTDYSFLNS; from the coding sequence ATGAAAAATACACTTTTTACAACTTATAATATGAACGGAATTTCTTTAGAAAACCGTTTTTTAATGGCTCCAATGACACGTTCAAGAGCATCGCAACCTGGAGATGTGCCCAACCAATTAATGGCAACATATTATGGGCAAAGAGCTTCTGCAGGAATTATAATTACAGAAGCAACACAAGTCTCTTTGCAAGGAATGGGGTATGCAAAAACACCAGGAATTTATACACAAGAACAAATTGAAGGATGGAAATTAATAACAGACGAGGTACATAAGAAAGGAAGTAAAATCTTTTTACAATTATGGCATGTTGGTCGTGTTTCGAGTTCTAAAGTTAATGGTTTGCAACCCATTGCACCATCAGCAAAAACAGCAAAAGAAACCAGTGTTTATATTTTTGATGGCGCTCCAAATGGCGATGCAACTTTCGTTCCTGTAGAAGAACCAAGGGAAATGACGCAAGAAGACATCAATGGAGTGATTGAAGAATTTAGAATTGGTGCAAAAAATGCCATTGAAGCTGGGTTTGATGGTGTAGAAATTCACGGAGCAAATGGATATTTAATCGACCAATTTTTACGAAGTAATTCCAACGAAAGAACAGACGAATATGGAGGAAGCAAAGAAAACAGAGTTCGTATTTTAACAGAAATTACAGAAGCTGTTGCCAAAGAAGTTGGCATAGAAAAAACGGGAGTTCGTTTGTCTCCATTCATCAGTTTTAAAGATATGAACGACCCAGAAATTTTAGAAACCATACAAATTGCTTCCAAAGAATTAGAACGAATTGGAGTTACCTACATTCATTTATGTGAAGCAGATTGGGATGATGCTCCTGAAATTCCGAATGATTTTAGAGTAAAGTTAAGAGCCAATTTTAGCAAAACAATTATTGCTACTGGAAACAAAACTCCAAAACAGGCAAACGATTTATTAGGCAAAAACTTAGTAGATTTAGTTGGTTTTGGAAGAAAATTTTTAACAAATCCAGATTATCCAAAACGTGTTGAATTAAACGCGCCAATGAATGAAATTAGCGATGGCCATACCTTATTTGGTGGTGGAACTGCAAGAGGCTATACAGATTATTCTTTTTTAAATTCATAA
- a CDS encoding SulP family inorganic anion transporter, translating to MNIKKIIPILEWLPNYNKSLFKGDLVAGITVGIILIPQGIAYALIAGLPPIYGLYCALVPQVMYAIFGSSRQVAIGPVAMDSLIVATGVSTLALAGSESYISIAILLALLVGSIQFIMGIFSLGFIVNFLSKPVITGFTSAIALIIGLNQFRNLLGVDFVQSDQVHIILEDIWLQFSAYNSHTTIIGLISVAVIIFFRKINKKIPNALIVVVFGILVMKFFGDSMNNVAIVKDIPSGLPSFSIPTFDLDQIRELLPIALTLVMVGYLETISIGKSLEAKQDEYRVRPNQELIALGLSNMVGSLFKAYPTTSSFSRSAINQESGARTGMAALISVVMVVFTLLFLTPLFYHLPKTVLAAIIIVAVFGLINFKEATFLWKANILDFWLMLATFIATLVFGIKYGIIVGVGLSLIILIFRTSRPYVIELGKVPNSNFYRNKNRFEEVIIEEDVLVFRFDAQLFYANSNYFRDNLDEMASKKGTTLKLIVLDAESINRVDSTGVEMLKERVRFYKKKGVTFYFAGVKGPVRDDLFRSGILDIININHFFMRANQAVKFYKTGDRKHQEKYAKYIHQAYE from the coding sequence ATGAATATAAAAAAAATAATACCAATTTTAGAATGGTTGCCAAACTACAATAAATCGCTTTTTAAGGGAGATTTAGTGGCTGGTATTACTGTGGGTATTATTCTAATTCCACAAGGAATTGCGTACGCATTAATTGCTGGGTTACCACCAATTTATGGTTTGTATTGTGCTTTAGTTCCACAGGTAATGTATGCTATTTTTGGTTCGTCAAGACAAGTGGCTATTGGGCCAGTAGCTATGGATTCTTTAATCGTTGCAACAGGAGTTTCTACTTTGGCATTAGCAGGTTCCGAAAGTTATATTTCTATAGCTATTTTATTGGCATTATTAGTAGGAAGCATTCAATTTATAATGGGAATTTTTAGTTTAGGTTTTATTGTTAATTTTCTATCTAAACCAGTAATTACAGGATTTACATCTGCAATTGCATTGATAATTGGACTCAATCAATTTCGAAATTTATTAGGAGTAGATTTTGTGCAAAGCGATCAAGTACACATCATTTTAGAAGATATTTGGTTGCAATTTTCAGCCTATAATTCTCATACAACCATTATTGGATTGATTTCTGTAGCAGTAATTATCTTTTTTAGAAAGATAAATAAAAAAATTCCCAATGCCTTAATTGTTGTCGTTTTCGGAATTTTAGTGATGAAATTCTTTGGAGATTCCATGAATAATGTAGCTATTGTAAAAGATATTCCTTCTGGATTGCCAAGTTTTAGTATCCCTACTTTCGACTTAGATCAAATAAGAGAATTATTACCAATTGCATTAACGTTGGTAATGGTTGGTTATTTAGAAACTATTTCAATCGGAAAATCTTTAGAAGCAAAACAAGACGAATATCGAGTAAGACCAAATCAAGAATTAATTGCTCTAGGTTTAAGTAATATGGTAGGATCTTTGTTTAAAGCCTATCCAACAACCTCAAGTTTTTCACGTTCTGCGATTAACCAAGAAAGTGGTGCAAGAACAGGAATGGCTGCTTTAATTTCTGTAGTTATGGTAGTTTTTACATTGTTATTTTTAACCCCGTTGTTTTATCATTTACCAAAAACAGTTTTGGCAGCAATTATTATTGTGGCAGTTTTTGGTTTAATAAACTTTAAAGAAGCTACATTTTTATGGAAAGCAAATATTTTAGATTTCTGGTTAATGTTAGCAACCTTCATAGCAACATTAGTATTTGGTATTAAATACGGAATTATAGTTGGTGTGGGCCTGTCTTTAATAATTTTAATATTTAGAACATCTAGACCTTATGTTATTGAATTAGGAAAAGTACCAAATTCTAATTTTTATAGAAATAAAAATAGATTCGAAGAAGTTATTATAGAAGAAGACGTATTGGTTTTTAGATTCGATGCGCAATTATTTTATGCCAATTCTAATTATTTTAGAGATAATTTAGATGAAATGGCATCAAAAAAAGGAACAACATTAAAATTGATAGTTTTAGACGCAGAAAGTATCAATAGAGTAGATAGTACAGGAGTAGAAATGCTAAAAGAACGCGTACGATTTTACAAGAAAAAAGGAGTTACTTTCTATTTTGCAGGAGTAAAAGGCCCAGTAAGAGACGATTTATTTAGAAGTGGAATATTAGATATAATAAATATCAACCATTTTTTTATGAGAGCGAATCAAGCAGTAAAATTCTACAAAACAGGAGATAGAAAACATCAAGAAAAGTATGCAAAATACATACATCAAGCATACGAATAA
- a CDS encoding RidA family protein, protein MNAVENKLKALGFKLPTPKPGVGAYKSWTIFSNNIVCTSGQIPWNGNDVAYTGRLGDETTIEYGFLSAQLCALHAIAQLKEAVNGDLTKIKQIIRVEGNIYTAPKFSKHAEVLDGASNLFNAVFGEKGIHTRTAQGINSSPLNATTLIYVFAEIEKDF, encoded by the coding sequence ATGAATGCTGTAGAAAATAAATTAAAAGCATTGGGTTTTAAGTTACCAACACCAAAACCAGGTGTTGGGGCTTACAAATCTTGGACTATTTTTTCTAATAATATTGTTTGTACTTCGGGTCAAATTCCTTGGAACGGAAACGATGTTGCTTATACTGGAAGGTTAGGTGATGAAACAACCATTGAGTACGGATTTTTATCTGCACAACTTTGTGCTTTGCATGCAATTGCACAGCTAAAAGAGGCTGTAAATGGCGATTTAACCAAAATAAAACAAATTATTAGAGTAGAAGGTAATATTTATACAGCACCAAAATTTAGCAAACATGCAGAAGTTTTAGATGGCGCAAGCAACCTTTTTAATGCTGTTTTTGGAGAAAAAGGTATACACACCAGAACTGCACAAGGAATAAATTCTTCTCCATTAAATGCAACTACATTAATTTATGTTTTTGCAGAAATTGAAAAAGATTTTTAA